In Amycolatopsis jiangsuensis, the following proteins share a genomic window:
- the yczE gene encoding membrane protein YczE: MAVIDLSPLPLRRAPVRRGAQLFGGLALYGASMAMLTRAHLGLDPWDVLHEGLTKITGLSFGTVTAIASVFVLLLWIPLRQRPGIGTVANVVVIAVTVDAIRAVLPDQHVLAWQIVLLVGGVVLNAVATAVYVGTRLGPGPRDGLMTGLTARTGWSVRLVRTGIEVTVLAVGWLLGGTAGLGTVLYALTIGPLTQVLLPLVTWRAGAQEQQQH, from the coding sequence GTGGCAGTCATCGATCTGAGTCCGCTTCCCCTTCGCCGGGCCCCGGTGCGCCGAGGCGCGCAACTGTTCGGCGGCCTCGCGCTCTACGGCGCCAGCATGGCCATGCTCACCCGCGCACACCTGGGACTGGACCCGTGGGACGTACTGCACGAGGGCCTGACCAAGATCACCGGCCTGAGCTTCGGCACGGTCACCGCGATCGCGTCGGTGTTCGTGCTGCTGCTGTGGATTCCGCTACGGCAACGGCCCGGCATCGGCACCGTCGCGAACGTCGTGGTGATCGCGGTGACCGTCGACGCGATCCGCGCCGTCCTGCCGGACCAGCACGTGCTCGCGTGGCAGATCGTGCTGCTGGTCGGCGGCGTCGTGCTGAACGCGGTGGCGACCGCGGTCTACGTCGGCACCCGGCTCGGCCCGGGTCCCCGTGACGGCCTGATGACCGGGCTCACGGCGCGCACCGGCTGGTCGGTCCGGCTGGTGCGCACCGGGATCGAGGTCACCGTGCTCGCCGTGGGCTGGCTGCTCGGCGGCACCGCCGGCCTCGGCACCGTGCTCTACGCGCTCACCATCGGCCCGCTCACCCAGGTGCTGCTGCCGCTGGTCACTTGGCGGGCCGGGGCGCAGGAACAGCAACAGCATTAG
- a CDS encoding TetR/AcrR family transcriptional regulator, producing the protein MAGTPARAGVVNTRDAILRATLRVVGEQGVGGLTNRRIVAAAGVSLGTLTYHFPSQTELLREAMLLFAEEETAKLATIVDGYRADDLSLEQAATVVEQVIEQLPFGTDELAPHELYLQAARDPGLREASRRCFAAYDELATTILGALGLPDPARLAAPVVALIAGLQLRRLATGADVPAAEPLMMLLHRD; encoded by the coding sequence GTGGCCGGAACGCCAGCCCGCGCGGGCGTGGTGAACACGCGCGACGCGATCCTGCGCGCGACCCTGCGGGTGGTCGGCGAGCAGGGCGTCGGCGGACTCACCAACCGGCGGATCGTGGCCGCCGCCGGTGTCTCGCTCGGCACGCTCACCTACCACTTCCCCAGCCAGACCGAGTTGCTGCGGGAAGCCATGCTTCTGTTCGCCGAGGAGGAAACGGCCAAGCTGGCCACGATCGTCGACGGGTACCGGGCCGACGACCTCAGCCTGGAGCAGGCCGCGACCGTGGTGGAGCAGGTGATCGAGCAGCTGCCGTTCGGCACCGACGAGCTGGCGCCGCACGAGCTGTACCTGCAGGCCGCACGGGATCCGGGGCTGCGCGAGGCGTCGCGAAGGTGTTTCGCCGCCTACGACGAGCTGGCGACGACGATCCTGGGTGCGCTCGGCCTGCCGGATCCCGCGCGGCTGGCCGCTCCGGTGGTCGCGTTGATCGCCGGGCTGCAGCTGCGCCGGCTGGCCACCGGCGCGGACGTGCCGGCCGCCGAACCGCTGATGATGCTGCTGCACCGGGACTGA
- the yczR gene encoding MocR-like transcription factor YczR, producing the protein MDSQMPLGGRISGARLATLLGEWRRRGSRHGAADLAAAVELHVLDGQLPIGTRLPAERELGDALGVSRTLIGAALDRLRDSGLVASRRGAGSWVAGAGHREAEPPARTDLLDLARAAPPALPELMAAVDAARRALVEYAGGNGYFTGGLPRLRERIAERYAARGLPTTPDQIMVTSGAYSAFVLCLRMLTGPGDRVLLEQPTYPNAIDAVRASHALPVPVALDPLRGWDPAGIEAALRQAAPRFGYLVVDFQNPTGLRLDAAGRERLGGLLARSRTPVVVDESLVELDYEGDPVEGPPPLAAFGGDTVLSVGSAAKSQWGGLRLGWIRASSDLLDRLLSPRFAVDLGAPVFDQLVLAELLEPDGYAALARRRVQLREQRDTLMTALRTHCPEWTFEVPAGGLSLWCRLPEPMSTRLAVSAANHGVQLAPGSRFGVHGGLERWLRLPFGLPREQLPEAVRRVAAAAASVRGCADVPAVHVPVT; encoded by the coding sequence ATGGACTCGCAGATGCCTCTCGGCGGCCGGATTTCAGGCGCGAGATTGGCCACCTTGCTGGGGGAGTGGCGGCGTCGCGGTTCCCGCCACGGTGCCGCCGACCTCGCCGCCGCGGTCGAGCTGCACGTGCTCGACGGTCAGCTTCCGATCGGCACGAGGCTGCCCGCGGAGCGGGAGCTGGGCGACGCGCTCGGCGTCAGCCGCACGCTGATCGGCGCCGCGCTGGATCGGTTGCGCGACAGCGGTCTCGTCGCCAGCCGTCGCGGTGCCGGGTCCTGGGTGGCCGGAGCCGGACACCGGGAAGCGGAGCCGCCCGCTCGCACCGACCTGCTCGATCTGGCCCGGGCGGCGCCACCCGCGCTGCCCGAGCTGATGGCCGCCGTCGACGCCGCACGGCGCGCGCTGGTCGAGTACGCCGGCGGCAACGGCTACTTCACCGGCGGCCTGCCGCGGCTGCGGGAACGGATCGCCGAGCGCTACGCGGCGCGGGGCCTGCCGACCACGCCGGACCAGATCATGGTGACGTCCGGGGCGTACTCCGCGTTCGTGCTGTGCCTGCGCATGTTGACCGGGCCGGGGGACCGGGTGCTGCTCGAGCAGCCGACGTATCCGAACGCGATCGACGCCGTGCGGGCCTCGCACGCGCTGCCCGTGCCGGTGGCCCTCGACCCGCTCCGCGGCTGGGATCCGGCCGGGATCGAGGCCGCGCTCCGCCAGGCCGCGCCGCGGTTCGGCTACCTCGTCGTGGATTTCCAGAACCCGACCGGACTGCGCCTGGACGCGGCGGGCCGGGAGCGGCTCGGCGGGCTGCTGGCCCGGTCGCGCACCCCGGTGGTGGTCGACGAGTCGCTGGTGGAACTCGACTACGAGGGCGATCCGGTGGAGGGGCCACCACCGTTGGCCGCGTTCGGCGGGGACACGGTGCTCAGCGTCGGATCCGCGGCCAAATCGCAGTGGGGTGGCCTGCGGCTGGGCTGGATCCGCGCGTCGAGTGATCTGCTGGACCGATTGCTGTCCCCGCGGTTCGCCGTCGACCTCGGGGCGCCGGTGTTCGACCAGCTGGTGCTGGCCGAGCTGCTGGAACCGGACGGGTACGCCGCGCTCGCCCGGCGGCGGGTCCAGCTGCGCGAACAGCGGGACACACTCATGACAGCCCTGCGCACCCACTGTCCTGAGTGGACGTTCGAGGTGCCGGCCGGCGGACTGTCGCTGTGGTGCCGGCTGCCCGAGCCGATGAGTACCCGGCTGGCGGTGTCGGCGGCGAACCACGGCGTTCAGCTGGCGCCCGGTTCACGCTTCGGTGTGCACGGCGGCCTGGAGCGGTGGCTCCGGCTGCCGTTCGGACTGCCGCGGGAGCAGCTGCCGGAGGCAGTGCGGCGGGTCGCCGCGGCCGCGGCTTCGGTGCGGGGCTGCGCCGACGTGCCCGCGGTGCACGTGCCGGTGACGTAG
- a CDS encoding amidase — translation MTSATTDFATFAEQAAALDAGAVTAVRLTETALARAHASQPVLNAFRRLRDEEALAEAAEADRRRDRGDRAPLLGIPVAIKDDIDLAGLPTAFGCPGEFPAATTDAPAVARLKQAGAVLIGKTNTPELGQWPYTEGPAFGATRNPWQPAYTPGGSSGGSAAAVAAGIVAAALGSDGAGSVRIPAAWTGLVGIKTQRGRIPTGGELFHGLTVLGPLARTVADAATLLDVTAGTGTAFRSAARREPGRLRIGLSTRIPFTATKTQLDPVVESALRSTAEHLAGLGHEIVPVEPGYGLIGLTFLPRSLTGVRDWTRRVPERAALDPRTRANAHHGGLLAGPALKLARALEPVLRRRIGAVFGDVDVLLTPTTATPPPAVGSFDGLSGWQTDQTMIAACPYAWPWNVLGWPGVNVPAGQTADGLPLGVQLLGPSHAEERLISVAAQLEEVQRWPERQPARAW, via the coding sequence ATGACTTCCGCAACGACGGACTTCGCCACCTTCGCCGAGCAGGCCGCCGCGCTCGACGCGGGCGCGGTCACGGCCGTACGGCTCACCGAGACCGCGCTCGCCCGGGCACACGCCAGCCAGCCGGTGCTGAACGCGTTCCGCCGGTTGCGCGACGAGGAGGCACTCGCCGAGGCGGCCGAGGCCGACCGGCGCCGCGACCGTGGCGACCGGGCGCCGTTGCTGGGCATCCCGGTCGCGATCAAGGACGACATCGACCTCGCCGGCCTGCCCACCGCGTTCGGCTGCCCGGGAGAGTTCCCGGCCGCGACGACCGACGCGCCGGCGGTCGCACGGCTGAAGCAGGCCGGCGCCGTGCTGATCGGCAAGACCAACACGCCGGAGCTGGGCCAGTGGCCCTACACCGAGGGTCCGGCGTTCGGCGCGACGCGGAATCCGTGGCAGCCGGCGTACACGCCGGGTGGTTCGTCGGGCGGTTCGGCCGCCGCGGTCGCGGCCGGGATCGTGGCCGCCGCGCTCGGCTCGGACGGCGCCGGTTCGGTGCGCATTCCCGCGGCGTGGACCGGGCTGGTCGGCATCAAGACGCAACGTGGGCGGATCCCGACCGGCGGCGAACTGTTCCACGGCCTCACCGTGCTCGGCCCGCTGGCCCGCACGGTGGCCGACGCGGCCACGCTGCTGGACGTCACCGCGGGCACCGGCACCGCGTTCCGGTCCGCCGCCAGGAGGGAACCCGGCCGGTTGCGCATCGGCCTGTCCACACGAATTCCCTTCACCGCAACGAAAACCCAGCTCGATCCGGTGGTCGAGTCGGCGTTGCGCAGCACTGCCGAACACCTCGCCGGGCTGGGTCACGAGATCGTGCCGGTCGAGCCGGGCTACGGACTGATCGGCCTGACCTTTCTCCCCCGCTCGCTCACCGGCGTGCGCGACTGGACGCGGCGGGTGCCCGAGCGGGCCGCGCTCGACCCGCGCACCCGGGCCAACGCCCACCACGGCGGCCTGCTCGCCGGGCCGGCACTGAAACTCGCGCGGGCGCTGGAACCGGTGCTGCGCCGCCGTATCGGCGCGGTGTTCGGCGACGTCGACGTGCTGCTGACGCCGACCACCGCGACTCCACCACCCGCGGTGGGCAGCTTCGACGGGCTTTCCGGCTGGCAGACCGACCAGACGATGATCGCGGCCTGCCCCTACGCTTGGCCCTGGAACGTGCTGGGCTGGCCGGGCGTGAACGTGCCGGCCGGGCAGACCGCGGACGGGTTGCCGCTCGGGGTCCAGCTGCTCGGCCCGTCACACGCCGAGGAGCGGCTGATTTCCGTTGCCGCGCAACTGGAAGAGGTACAGCGGTGGCCGGAACGCCAGCCCGCGCGGGCGTGGTGA
- a CDS encoding HTH domain-containing protein yields the protein MTEATDLAARAGDRDPRVGLRAVAALRRLLEQLEDVQVRSARMHGWSWQEIAAELGVSRQAVHKKHGRH from the coding sequence ATGACAGAAGCGACGGACCTGGCCGCCCGCGCCGGTGACCGTGATCCGCGAGTCGGGTTGCGGGCGGTGGCGGCGCTGCGGCGGCTGCTGGAGCAGTTGGAGGACGTGCAGGTGCGCAGTGCGCGGATGCACGGCTGGTCTTGGCAGGAGATCGCGGCCGAGCTGGGAGTCAGCCGGCAGGCCGTGCACAAGAAGCACGGGAGGCACTGA
- a CDS encoding D-cysteine desulfhydrase family protein, whose translation MTFEFDRFPALDSFPRAGLGHGPTPLVPAPRLGEALGLPHLMLKRDDVHPLGAGGNKLRKLDFHLGAALASGADTVITFGALQTNHGRQTAAACARLGLRCELVLTARVPRSGAAYEESGNIPLDLLFGARVHTCADESETASTYEALVEEAAAEGRKVVTIPVGGSDPLGVLGYVSATHELAVQLSHLGVERARIVGPHASGATAAGLALGSAVLGSLDVDIACVSHPLDEAEENLAELVTGAAQLLGIDPPTLEHVWMNDSTIGEGYGIPAAETWGALRLFGRTEGVVLDPVYTGKVAAALVEWAAEGRFSPEETVVFVHTGGLPGLYGYAPEFTAAMRE comes from the coding sequence ATGACGTTCGAGTTCGACCGCTTTCCCGCTCTCGACTCCTTCCCCCGGGCCGGGCTCGGGCACGGGCCGACCCCGCTCGTCCCGGCGCCACGGCTGGGCGAAGCGCTCGGCCTGCCGCACCTGATGCTCAAGCGCGACGACGTGCACCCGCTCGGTGCCGGCGGCAACAAACTGCGCAAACTCGACTTCCACCTGGGAGCCGCGCTCGCCTCCGGAGCCGACACGGTGATCACCTTCGGCGCCCTCCAGACCAATCACGGCCGGCAGACGGCCGCGGCCTGTGCCCGGCTGGGGTTGCGGTGCGAACTGGTGCTCACCGCGAGGGTGCCGCGTTCCGGCGCGGCCTACGAGGAGTCCGGCAACATCCCGCTCGACCTGCTCTTCGGCGCCCGCGTCCACACCTGCGCCGACGAGAGCGAGACCGCATCGACGTACGAAGCGCTTGTCGAGGAGGCAGCCGCGGAAGGGCGCAAAGTCGTCACGATCCCGGTCGGTGGGTCCGACCCACTCGGCGTTCTCGGCTACGTCTCGGCCACCCACGAACTCGCTGTGCAGCTGTCCCACCTGGGTGTGGAGCGCGCGCGGATCGTCGGCCCGCACGCCAGCGGCGCGACCGCGGCGGGTCTCGCGCTCGGCTCGGCCGTGCTCGGCTCGCTCGACGTGGACATCGCCTGCGTGAGCCATCCGCTCGACGAGGCCGAGGAGAACCTTGCCGAACTGGTCACCGGGGCGGCGCAGCTGCTGGGCATCGACCCACCCACGCTGGAGCACGTGTGGATGAACGACAGCACGATCGGCGAGGGCTACGGGATTCCGGCGGCCGAGACGTGGGGTGCGCTGCGGTTGTTCGGCCGGACCGAAGGTGTGGTGCTGGATCCGGTCTACACCGGCAAGGTCGCCGCGGCACTCGTGGAATGGGCCGCGGAGGGCCGGTTCTCGCCCGAGGAGACCGTGGTGTTCGTGCACACCGGCGGTCTCCCCGGGCTGTACGGCTACGCGCCCGAGTTCACAGCCGCGATGCGGGAGTGA
- a CDS encoding pyridoxal phosphate-dependent aminotransferase: MREPALVPRLRPFTATVFAEMTALAVRHDAVNLGQGFPDTDGPAGMLETAKNSLFGGDNQYPPGPGRPELRAAIARHRQRYGTDYDPDTEVLVTAGATEAITATLLALTEAGDEVIVVEPYYDSYAAAVAMAGAQRRVIGLTEAGDGRLELDLDAFRAAITPRTRAVLLNSPHNPTGTVFSRAQLSEVARLCVEHDLVAVTDEVYEHLVFDGGEHVPLASLPGMRERTVAISSAGKTFNCTGWKIGWVCSSAELVAAVKAAKQFITFVSGGPLQPAVAYALENELDWVEDLRTSLQEKRDRLSAGLADAGFAVRPSFGTYFVTADVRPLGFSDAAELAWALPERVGVVAVPVNVFTDHPDEWKHLLRFAFCKRNEVIDEAVERLRKLV, encoded by the coding sequence GTGCGTGAACCAGCTCTCGTCCCCCGCCTCCGCCCGTTCACCGCGACCGTCTTCGCCGAGATGACGGCGCTCGCCGTACGGCACGACGCGGTGAACCTCGGCCAGGGCTTCCCGGACACCGACGGCCCGGCCGGCATGCTCGAAACGGCGAAGAACTCCCTGTTCGGCGGCGACAACCAGTATCCGCCGGGTCCAGGCCGCCCGGAGCTGCGCGCCGCGATCGCGCGGCACCGGCAGCGATACGGCACCGACTACGATCCGGACACCGAGGTCCTGGTCACAGCCGGGGCGACCGAGGCCATCACGGCCACCCTGCTCGCGCTCACCGAGGCCGGCGACGAGGTCATCGTGGTCGAGCCGTACTACGACTCGTACGCCGCGGCCGTCGCGATGGCCGGCGCGCAGCGACGCGTCATCGGCCTGACCGAGGCCGGCGACGGCCGGCTCGAACTCGACCTCGACGCGTTCCGCGCCGCGATCACGCCACGCACGCGGGCAGTGTTGCTGAACTCACCCCACAATCCCACCGGCACGGTGTTCTCCCGCGCGCAACTCTCCGAGGTCGCGCGCCTGTGCGTCGAACACGATCTGGTCGCGGTCACCGACGAGGTCTACGAGCACCTCGTCTTCGACGGCGGCGAGCACGTGCCGCTCGCCTCGCTGCCCGGGATGCGGGAACGGACCGTGGCCATTTCCAGCGCGGGCAAGACGTTCAACTGCACCGGCTGGAAAATCGGCTGGGTCTGCTCGAGCGCGGAACTGGTCGCAGCCGTGAAGGCGGCGAAACAATTCATCACGTTCGTTTCCGGCGGGCCGTTGCAACCAGCCGTCGCTTACGCGCTGGAGAACGAGCTGGATTGGGTCGAGGACCTCCGTACGAGCTTGCAGGAGAAGCGGGATCGACTGTCCGCTGGGCTCGCCGATGCGGGATTCGCCGTACGTCCGAGCTTCGGTACTTATTTCGTGACCGCCGACGTACGCCCGCTCGGTTTCTCCGACGCCGCGGAACTGGCCTGGGCACTGCCGGAACGCGTCGGCGTCGTCGCCGTTCCGGTGAACGTCTTCACAGATCACCCGGATGAGTGGAAACACCTCTTGCGGTTCGCGTTCTGCAAACGGAATGAAGTCATTGACGAGGCCGTCGAGCGACTGCGGAAACTGGTCTGA
- a CDS encoding DUF445 domain-containing protein, producing MEQLTPQKVTPADPPGGAEAEAGKRRALRKMKLVALGFLAGATVLFLLASWAESAGWPSWVGYVRAAAEAGMVGALADWFAVTALFRHPLGLRIPHTAIIPNKKDQLGSSLGDFVGSNFLSEDVIRDKLRRIGIARRLGGWLAQPDNAERVTSELATVVRGAVTVLRDEDVQAIMEQAVVKRVIDRPWGPPLGKILAGVFEDGAHHKLVDLMCDRAYEWVRDNHQTMLRVVSDRAPSWSPKFVDEMLADRVYGEVLTFAWAVKTDVNHPMRLALDKFLGEFAQDLQTDPQTMERAEQVKGQIVHHAEVQKLIGSAWATAKEMLLNAAEDPSSELRVRVRTSLRSLGERLTSDETLTAKVDGWVEGAAAYLVANYSSEITTIISDTVERWDAEETSRKIELQVGRDLQFIRINGTVVGALAGLVIYAVAQLLF from the coding sequence GTGGAGCAACTCACCCCGCAGAAGGTCACGCCCGCCGATCCGCCCGGCGGAGCGGAGGCAGAGGCAGGCAAACGGCGTGCGCTGCGCAAGATGAAGCTGGTCGCGCTGGGCTTCCTCGCCGGCGCAACGGTGCTCTTCCTGCTCGCGAGCTGGGCGGAGTCGGCGGGCTGGCCGAGCTGGGTCGGCTACGTGCGCGCGGCCGCCGAAGCGGGCATGGTCGGCGCGCTCGCGGACTGGTTCGCGGTCACTGCGCTGTTCCGGCATCCGCTCGGCCTGCGCATCCCGCACACCGCGATCATCCCGAACAAGAAGGATCAGCTCGGCAGCAGTCTCGGCGACTTCGTCGGCTCGAACTTCCTCTCCGAGGACGTCATCCGCGACAAACTGCGCCGGATCGGCATCGCGCGCCGGCTCGGCGGCTGGCTGGCGCAGCCGGACAACGCCGAACGGGTCACCTCGGAACTGGCCACGGTGGTGCGCGGCGCGGTCACCGTGCTGCGGGACGAGGACGTGCAGGCGATCATGGAACAGGCCGTGGTCAAGCGCGTGATCGACCGGCCGTGGGGGCCGCCGCTGGGCAAGATCCTCGCGGGGGTCTTCGAGGACGGGGCGCACCACAAGCTCGTCGACCTGATGTGCGATCGCGCCTACGAATGGGTCCGGGACAACCACCAGACGATGCTGCGCGTGGTCTCCGACCGCGCCCCGAGCTGGTCGCCGAAGTTCGTCGACGAGATGCTCGCGGACCGGGTGTACGGCGAGGTGCTGACGTTCGCGTGGGCGGTGAAGACCGACGTCAACCACCCGATGCGGCTGGCGCTGGACAAGTTCCTCGGCGAGTTCGCCCAGGACCTGCAGACCGATCCGCAGACCATGGAGCGGGCCGAGCAGGTCAAGGGCCAGATCGTGCACCACGCGGAGGTGCAGAAGCTGATCGGTTCCGCGTGGGCCACGGCCAAGGAAATGCTGCTGAACGCCGCCGAGGACCCGTCGAGCGAACTGCGCGTCCGCGTCCGGACGAGCCTGCGCTCCCTCGGCGAACGCCTGACGTCGGACGAGACGCTCACCGCGAAGGTCGACGGCTGGGTGGAAGGCGCGGCGGCCTACCTGGTGGCCAACTACTCCAGCGAGATCACCACGATCATCTCCGACACCGTCGAACGCTGGGACGCCGAGGAAACCTCCCGCAAGATCGAACTCCAGGTAGGCAGGGACCTGC
- a CDS encoding protein phosphatase 2C domain-containing protein gives MAEISIAERAGVGADGRPRPSEDYVVVLERAVLVLDGATSPSPELPSGGWYAGLLVRQLADELRARPREDLGVALADAISSVAREHRLVPGRSPSSTVSMLRWDESEVEALVLADSPVVGFGRFGTDAVSDDRLLSLRDDGLLQTGADVRRRRNAEGGFWVAEAEPAAAYKAVRRVWPRADVDAVLIATDGVSIGVDEYRLFDWPEVLRRARNAGPDAVLDAVREAEVQDAGCVRWPRAKRHDDQVLVLAEFE, from the coding sequence ATGGCCGAGATCTCGATCGCCGAGCGGGCCGGGGTCGGTGCGGATGGCCGGCCGCGGCCGAGCGAGGACTACGTCGTGGTGCTCGAGCGCGCCGTGCTCGTGCTGGACGGCGCGACCTCGCCGAGTCCCGAGTTGCCCTCCGGTGGCTGGTACGCGGGGCTGCTCGTACGGCAGCTCGCCGACGAGCTGCGTGCCCGGCCGCGGGAGGATCTCGGCGTCGCGCTGGCGGACGCGATCAGCTCGGTCGCGCGGGAGCACCGGCTGGTGCCCGGTCGTTCCCCGTCGAGCACGGTGTCGATGCTGCGCTGGGACGAGTCCGAAGTGGAGGCTCTGGTACTGGCCGACAGCCCGGTCGTCGGGTTCGGCCGGTTCGGTACCGATGCCGTTTCCGACGACCGGTTGCTGTCGCTCCGCGACGACGGCCTGCTGCAGACCGGTGCCGACGTCCGTCGCCGCCGCAATGCCGAGGGCGGGTTCTGGGTCGCCGAAGCCGAACCCGCGGCCGCGTACAAGGCGGTGCGCCGGGTGTGGCCGCGCGCGGACGTCGACGCGGTGCTGATCGCCACCGACGGCGTCTCGATCGGCGTGGACGAGTACCGGCTCTTCGACTGGCCGGAAGTGCTGCGCCGCGCCCGGAACGCCGGTCCCGACGCCGTGCTGGACGCGGTGCGCGAGGCAGAGGTCCAGGACGCCGGTTGCGTGCGCTGGCCCCGCGCGAAACGGCACGACGACCAGGTGCTCGTGCTCGCCGAGTTCGAATAG
- a CDS encoding Clp protease N-terminal domain-containing protein: MFERFTRDARMAVVEAQEAAQEAGAREISAQAVFAGLVRVRDGSALRLLVELGVSKEDVDAELHRVARRGGISDSDAEALTELGIDVDQIVQCVEQAHGPGALAGPRRRSRRSHLRFTDDAKRALESSVLEAVELGGKDLGQEHLLLALVRQRGPVADFLATRGVDYAALRRAITQAG, encoded by the coding sequence ATGTTCGAACGATTCACCCGGGACGCGCGGATGGCCGTGGTGGAGGCGCAGGAGGCAGCTCAGGAGGCCGGTGCCCGCGAGATCTCCGCGCAGGCGGTGTTCGCCGGTCTCGTCCGGGTGCGCGACGGCAGCGCACTGCGGTTGCTGGTGGAACTGGGCGTGTCCAAGGAGGACGTCGACGCCGAGCTCCACCGGGTCGCCCGCCGCGGCGGGATCAGCGACTCGGACGCCGAAGCGCTCACCGAGCTGGGGATCGACGTGGACCAGATCGTCCAGTGCGTCGAGCAGGCCCACGGCCCGGGCGCGCTCGCCGGCCCCCGGCGGCGCTCACGGCGCAGTCACCTGCGCTTCACCGACGACGCGAAGCGGGCGTTGGAATCGAGTGTGCTCGAGGCCGTGGAGCTCGGCGGCAAGGATCTGGGACAGGAACACCTGCTGCTCGCGTTGGTCCGGCAGCGTGGACCGGTCGCGGATTTCCTGGCCACCCGTGGGGTCGACTACGCCGCGCTGCGCCGCGCCATCACGCAGGCGGGCTAA
- a CDS encoding DUF998 domain-containing protein, with product MGNLLGVRAWRLAAFAAIAWSLFTITVLHVVSSHDPLYDTLSSYTITDHGEGMLGASVLSLSVGSIAVLGALAAAGVPTTRTTKLLLTLWALGLATAAVFPASYPESPDPVSGEIHLYSCLIAFMSLPGAAIAMLDPLRGTAERAFVVRWLRYGLTAVASFGLSFLFVRLDEAGIAPFHLLTQVLPVGLTQRLTLLTDVALLLVLVRVAVRTESARAELAVTPASRL from the coding sequence ATGGGGAACTTGCTGGGGGTACGGGCCTGGCGGCTGGCCGCGTTCGCGGCGATCGCCTGGTCCCTGTTCACGATCACCGTGCTGCACGTCGTCAGCTCACACGATCCGCTCTACGACACGCTGTCCAGTTACACGATCACCGACCACGGCGAGGGGATGCTCGGCGCCAGCGTGCTCTCCCTCTCGGTCGGCTCGATCGCGGTGCTCGGCGCGCTGGCCGCGGCCGGCGTGCCGACGACCCGCACGACGAAACTGCTGCTCACGCTGTGGGCACTCGGCCTGGCCACCGCCGCGGTGTTTCCGGCCAGCTACCCGGAAAGTCCCGACCCGGTGAGCGGCGAGATCCACCTGTACTCGTGCCTGATCGCATTCATGAGCCTGCCGGGAGCTGCGATCGCCATGCTGGATCCGTTGCGTGGCACGGCGGAACGCGCGTTCGTGGTGCGCTGGCTGCGGTACGGGCTCACGGCCGTGGCGTCGTTCGGCCTGAGCTTCCTGTTCGTCCGGCTGGACGAGGCGGGGATCGCCCCGTTCCACCTGCTCACCCAGGTGCTGCCGGTCGGGCTCACCCAGCGGCTCACGCTCCTCACCGACGTCGCGCTGCTGCTGGTGCTGGTCCGGGTCGCGGTGCGTACCGAATCGGCACGGGCCGAGCTCGCCGTCACTCCCGCATCGCGGCTGTGA
- a CDS encoding oxygenase MpaB family protein has translation MAPPVVRGTAAWRYFGDFRDLLLAGQVLVLQVAHPVVAAGVRDHSGYTEDPWTRLMRTGASLSIYVYGGAEGARFEADRLRELHRTFTGFADGRRYSALNPGAYAWVHATLVMAPVDAQRFFGRPLSPSELDEYYAQMCDVGRLLGVRERDLPASWPEFEQYYRETISSFGPNETIRTLFDTIATVGKPSPRLPDAWWRPIRKAHARAQMFLIRATVPAELRTRLGLEWTAADERRFARTRRMVRLLGTLVPPPLRTAHMRWVGKLNVWLRAHPRAYRFLP, from the coding sequence GTGGCACCCCCGGTCGTCCGCGGCACCGCGGCCTGGCGTTACTTCGGCGACTTCCGCGATCTGCTGCTCGCCGGGCAGGTGCTGGTGCTGCAGGTCGCGCACCCCGTCGTCGCGGCCGGGGTGCGCGATCACTCGGGCTACACCGAAGACCCGTGGACCCGGCTGATGCGGACCGGCGCGTCGCTGTCGATCTACGTGTACGGCGGGGCGGAGGGCGCGCGGTTCGAGGCGGACCGCTTGCGAGAGCTGCACCGCACGTTCACCGGCTTCGCCGACGGCCGTCGTTACAGCGCGCTGAACCCCGGCGCTTACGCCTGGGTGCACGCCACGCTCGTCATGGCTCCGGTTGATGCACAACGGTTCTTCGGCCGTCCGCTGTCCCCGTCGGAGCTGGACGAGTACTACGCGCAGATGTGCGACGTCGGCCGCCTGCTCGGCGTCCGCGAGCGTGACCTACCGGCGAGCTGGCCGGAATTCGAGCAGTACTACCGGGAGACGATCTCGTCGTTCGGACCCAACGAGACCATCCGCACCTTGTTCGACACCATCGCCACCGTGGGAAAACCTTCCCCACGGCTACCGGACGCGTGGTGGCGGCCGATCCGGAAGGCGCACGCCCGTGCGCAGATGTTCCTGATCCGGGCGACAGTGCCTGCCGAGCTCCGTACCCGGCTGGGCTTGGAGTGGACTGCCGCGGACGAACGGCGGTTCGCCCGGACGCGCCGGATGGTCCGGCTGCTCGGCACGCTCGTCCCGCCGCCGTTGCGTACCGCGCACATGCGCTGGGTCGGGAAACTGAACGTGTGGCTGCGCGCCCATCCCCGGGCGTACCGCTTCCTGCCCTGA